The genomic stretch TCACCGCCTCCTCCTCTCGCCTCCGCTTCGGGCGAGTTTCCTTCCCGCTCTGCTTCCCGGCGGATGGCGTGCGTAGTCTCCGCCCCTACCTTTCGCCTCGAGGTAAATCGCTATCGATTTCATTCCCTGCGCCGCCCATGGTTCTTTGTACTCGGATTGATCTATACGGCCTTTGGCTTCCTTCTGAATGTTATTTAGGCGGTGAAATCTCGCGGAGCAGCTTGCGGAGCGAGGTCGGGGTCATGTCTAGGTAGTCTTATCAAGCTTTGCTATGATTCATGTGTGTCCGTATTcgattttctttgttttctttcggGGATTAGCGTTTTTGGGAAAATCTAGGGTTTgagagaattttttattaaaaaaacaattGAAATAAAAGAATTCCGTCGCCTCAGAGATTCGAACTCTCGCGGGGATACCCCATGTTGCATTCTATGATTGGTTAGCAAGCAGTTAAAATATTTCAGGATGATACATGCACTTGATGTGGAATTGATCTTTGTCACAACCTGAACTGCTAAAAATATCCTAGTCACAATCACGAGATACATTCTGAGCCaatgtgaaataaaaaaaaaaaggaggaaacATCTTATATAAGTCAAATTCTCCTATTTATACAGTACCCTCACGTAATCGTGCTTCGGATAGCAAATTGTACTAGTTTCCCCTATCAATTTCCACTTTACCAGAAACTGCTTTGTTTCCTGTTATTTGGtatcttataatttttttccaaaataaaaacaCTGACAGTATTCAAACAAACATGACTTATTATTCTCTGATATCATGTCAAATTGTTTGCTTGATCATCAATTGTCCCAAAAGTTTGAGTTGTTAGCAAAGTGACAATTTAGTATGTTATGCTTTTAAAAATAGTGAGGGGTGTAGACCTTTGTTGATTTATCTCATTGAATCATTATCAAATATATCCTGATTTTGCCAAATACTCAAACAAGGACTTTTAGTTGTGAATAGTACAACTTGCTGTTGTTGTATTCTCCATCGACTTAGCAGTTATGGCAAATAGCCCTGTAAACTTTCTTGATTTTTCAGTACGTCATTCAGGTTTAGACAGCTTAGCGGTGAGAAGGAGCTTCTTGTGTCATCATTCTTTCTCCCAAAAGGTGTCCTACAGGGTTCGGGCAGCAGCTGTGACAGCTTCACCCACGTTTCTAGATAATGCAGAAGAAAGAAAACTGTTGGCTGAAAAGTATGGATTTATGCAAATTGGGAAACCACTTCCAAATAATATTACCATGAAGGACATCATGGATACATTGCCTAAGAAGGTACTAATTCCCTCAGTTTTTTTTAGTCTTCTTTTAAAGTCTGTCTAATTTTTGGACATTTAAATGAAGCTATTTGAAATTGATGACATGAAACCCTGGAGGTCAGTTTTAATATCTGTGACTTCATACGCATTGGGAATTTTTATGATCGCAAAGGCTCCATGGTATTTGCTTCCTCTGGCATGGGCATGGACTGGCACAGCAATTACAGGGGTTGGTTTCTTCACCTGCTTGGCATGCTTGTCTTTAATTCATTATATATGATGCTGCACTTGATTCCTCCCTATGCAATAATGCtcactttgtattttttttttttttgggtatgTGGTATTTTTGTCTTTGCCTTGATAACACTTGTATTTTAAAGTTCTTTGTGATAGGTCATGATTGTGCCCACAAAGCattctcaaggaacaaattagtTGAAGATATTGTTGGAACTCTAGCCTTTTTGCCTCTAATATACCCTTACGAGCCATGGCGGTTTAAGCATGATAGACATCATGCTAAGACAAACATGTTAGTTCCCTATTACACTTTTCATTTTAGTTTTCTTATATTTGCTTTTTTAATCTTAGATTCCTTGGAGACGGAGCATCTTCAAGAATTATATTCTAGCTCATTATCCATACACAATCGATTCAGTAACAATATAATTGAGTATGGTAAATATACATGTGCTCAACTAAGAAACTCAAAGAGAAGgtgattttctttcctttctctaTCAGATTCTGTGGTTGACTTCTTTTGTCAAGTGACTACTACGTGTATGGTTTAATGTGTGAACAAATGGAAAATTTTGTTCTTTTCCTAGATTTTCTGAATTATTTGCCCAAATATCAGGTTATCAGAAGATACTGCTTGGAACCCTGTAATGAGAGATGAGTTCGAGTCCTCCCCTCTCATGAGAAAGGCGATAATATATGGTTATGGACCTTTGAAGACTTGGATGTCAATTACTCATTGGTACGTATCAGCTGCTACTTTGATTGTAGACGTTGACCCAGATTTTCTTAGCTTCTATAATATTTAATAGCAAGTAAATATCATAGTATTTTGATGTTAATCTTTCCTAAATTATCAAATTTCCTAATAGGTTGATTTGGCATTTCAATTTGAAAAAGTTCCGGCCTGCAGAAATTGGAAGGGTGAAGATTAGCTTGGCGTGTGTTTTTGCATTTATGGCAATTGGGTGGCCACTGATTATTTACAAGACGGGAATCACAGGATGGATCAAGTTTTGGCTCATGCCATGGTTGGGATATCacttttgggtattttttttttgttactttaGTTTCATTCTAGTAGTTCTTGTGAACAACCTTAGTTATCCCTCTTTAACTTCTTTGAAATTTTCTAGATGAGTACCTTCACAATGGTCCACCATACCGCACCTCACATACCTTTCAAAACATCAGACGAATGGCATGCCGCTCAGGCACAACTCAATGGAACAGTTCATTGCAATTATCCGCGTTGGTAGGTTAATTCTTCGCCTACCTTTTGCTTAGGTTTTTGTTTCAATTCAGAATGCATTTCATCTTTACTTTTTGGTACTACCCAACGGAAGAATAGATTTATAAGTTTAAATGTTTTACACTTGGACAATGTGTGTACAAAGAATCAATAATTGTTTTATTGTAAAGGTATTCAAACAATAACAAATTGCATCTCTCCCGTCCTGTTGACATAATGAATATCAATTGATCAAAattactttctttttttttgtggAAGGATTAAGGGAGTTACCTTTTTTCTTTTGTAGGATTGAGATCTTATGCCACGATATCAATGTTCATATCCCCCACCATATTTCTTCGAGGATTCCGAGTTACAATCTCCGGGAAGCTCATAAGGTGCTCCAAGATAACTGGGGAGAGGTGCGTGATAATTTTTCATCCCACTGAAAGAGTTACTCATTGATAGACGAGGCTAAAACTGTAGCATCATCAGAATTGGATGCCTTAAACTGCTTATCGTTTTCATTAACATTATTATCCTGTGGACATGA from Zingiber officinale cultivar Zhangliang chromosome 5B, Zo_v1.1, whole genome shotgun sequence encodes the following:
- the LOC121985531 gene encoding omega-6 fatty acid desaturase, chloroplastic-like isoform X1, yielding MACVVSAPTFRLEAVKSRGAACGARSGSCLVRHSGLDSLAVRRSFLCHHSFSQKVSYRVRAAAVTASPTFLDNAEERKLLAEKYGFMQIGKPLPNNITMKDIMDTLPKKLFEIDDMKPWRSVLISVTSYALGIFMIAKAPWYLLPLAWAWTGTAITGFFVIGHDCAHKAFSRNKLVEDIVGTLAFLPLIYPYEPWRFKHDRHHAKTNMLVPYYTFHFSFLIFAFLILDSLETEHLQELYSSSLSIHNRFSNNIIEYGKYTCAQLRNSKRRLSEDTAWNPVMRDEFESSPLMRKAIIYGYGPLKTWMSITHWLIWHFNLKKFRPAEIGRVKISLACVFAFMAIGWPLIIYKTGITGWIKFWLMPWLGYHFWMSTFTMVHHTAPHIPFKTSDEWHAAQAQLNGTVHCNYPRWIEILCHDINVHIPHHISSRIPSYNLREAHKVLQDNWGEYLNEANWNWRLMKTILTVCHVYDHERYYVPFDEIAPDESYPIQFLKETMPDYA
- the LOC121985531 gene encoding omega-6 fatty acid desaturase, chloroplastic-like isoform X3, giving the protein MACVVSAPTFRLEAVKSRGAACGARSGSCLVRHSGLDSLAVRRSFLCHHSFSQKVSYRVRAAAVTASPTFLDNAEERKLLAEKYGFMQIGKPLPNNITMKDIMDTLPKKLFEIDDMKPWRSVLISVTSYALGIFMIAKAPWYLLPLAWAWTGTAITGFFVIGHDCAHKAFSRNKLVEDIVGTLAFLPLIYPYEPWRFKHDRHHAKTNMLSEDTAWNPVMRDEFESSPLMRKAIIYGYGPLKTWMSITHWLIWHFNLKKFRPAEIGRVKISLACVFAFMAIGWPLIIYKTGITGWIKFWLMPWLGYHFWMSTFTMVHHTAPHIPFKTSDEWHAAQAQLNGTVHCNYPRWIEILCHDINVHIPHHISSRIPSYNLREAHKVLQDNWGEYLNEANWNWRLMKTILTVCHVYDHERYYVPFDEIAPDESYPIQFLKETMPDYA
- the LOC121985531 gene encoding omega-6 fatty acid desaturase, chloroplastic-like isoform X2, with the protein product MACVVSAPTFRLEAVKSRGAACGARSGSCLGLDSLAVRRSFLCHHSFSQKVSYRVRAAAVTASPTFLDNAEERKLLAEKYGFMQIGKPLPNNITMKDIMDTLPKKLFEIDDMKPWRSVLISVTSYALGIFMIAKAPWYLLPLAWAWTGTAITGFFVIGHDCAHKAFSRNKLVEDIVGTLAFLPLIYPYEPWRFKHDRHHAKTNMLVPYYTFHFSFLIFAFLILDSLETEHLQELYSSSLSIHNRFSNNIIEYGKYTCAQLRNSKRRLSEDTAWNPVMRDEFESSPLMRKAIIYGYGPLKTWMSITHWLIWHFNLKKFRPAEIGRVKISLACVFAFMAIGWPLIIYKTGITGWIKFWLMPWLGYHFWMSTFTMVHHTAPHIPFKTSDEWHAAQAQLNGTVHCNYPRWIEILCHDINVHIPHHISSRIPSYNLREAHKVLQDNWGEYLNEANWNWRLMKTILTVCHVYDHERYYVPFDEIAPDESYPIQFLKETMPDYA